In Deefgea piscis, the DNA window ATGCGGGGAGTATTGACTGAATGGCAGCCGGATATTGTTTTGGTGCATGGCGACACGAGTACCACGATGGCAGCTAGTCTGGCTGCGTTCTACCAGCGGATACCTGTTGGGCATGTCGAGGCAGGATTGCGTACCGGTAATATTTATTCACCGTGGCCAGAAGAAATGAATCGAAAAATTGCGGGTGCAATTAGCGCGCTGCATTTTTCTCCTACAGAGACTTCTCAGAACAATCTACTGCGCGAAGCGGTGCCCGCCGCTAATGTCTATGTAACAGGTAATACGGTGATTGATGCTTTGCTGGATGTGGCTGCACGGATTAAAAACGATGTCGTGCTCAATACTGAGTTGGCCGCGCAGTTTCCATTTTTGGATGCGAATAAACGCTTAATCTTGGTTACCGGCCATCGCCGAGAAAATTTTGGACAAGGGTTTGAAAATATCTGTGCCGCCTTGGCTGAGTTAGCGCAGCGCCCCGATGTCGAGATTTTGTATCCAATGCATTTGAATCCAAATGTTCAAGAGCCTGTGCGCCGTATTTTGTCGGGTTTGAGTAATGTGCACTTAATTGAGCCACAAGATTATTTGCCGTTTGTGTATTTGATGACACGAGCCTATTTGATTTTAACCGATAGCGGTGGCGTGCAAGAAGAAGCGCCGTCTCTTGGTAAGCCTGTTTTGGTGATGCGAGATACGA includes these proteins:
- the wecB gene encoding non-hydrolyzing UDP-N-acetylglucosamine 2-epimerase, translated to MMKVLVVFGTRPEAIKMAPVVAALQADARFNAKVCVTAQHRQMLDQVLALFAIKPDFDLDLMQQGQDLTDITSRVLLGMRGVLTEWQPDIVLVHGDTSTTMAASLAAFYQRIPVGHVEAGLRTGNIYSPWPEEMNRKIAGAISALHFSPTETSQNNLLREAVPAANVYVTGNTVIDALLDVAARIKNDVVLNTELAAQFPFLDANKRLILVTGHRRENFGQGFENICAALAELAQRPDVEILYPMHLNPNVQEPVRRILSGLSNVHLIEPQDYLPFVYLMTRAYLILTDSGGVQEEAPSLGKPVLVMRDTTERPEAVEAGTVKLVGTNQALIVKEATELLDNPTAYEQMSRAHNPYGDGLAAKRINDILAIGSFKYD